The following proteins come from a genomic window of Helicobacter canadensis MIT 98-5491:
- a CDS encoding homoserine dehydrogenase, producing the protein MKKQLNIGIIGLGVVGSSVAKILKENQDLIAARAGCQIVIKKGVVKNLSKSREIFDFPITNEAESILEDPEIDIIVELAGGIQEPFKIAKKALYHSKAFITANKAMLAYHRYDLQKIAGDLPIGFEASVAGGIPIIKALRDGLGANHILSICGIINGTCNYILTQMKEQNISFEEALKEAQKLGYAESDPSFDIGGFDAAHKLLILASIAYGIDAKPEDILIEGITQITQEDIDFAKEFGYNLKLLGIAKKDKESIELRIHPTLLPQNAMIGKVDGVMNAISVVGDNVGETLFYGAGAGGNATASAVISDIIEIARTKSSPMLGFKTSIEKNLTLKPIAEIQSAYYLRIIVLDKPGVLAQITTILGQQEISIDTFLQRKAKNKNHSTLLLSTHTCLESKIQIAIEKINNLEITQEKPVMIRIEKD; encoded by the coding sequence ATGAAAAAACAATTAAATATCGGAATCATCGGACTAGGCGTTGTTGGAAGCAGTGTTGCAAAAATTTTAAAAGAAAATCAAGATCTCATTGCAGCAAGGGCAGGTTGTCAAATTGTCATTAAAAAAGGTGTAGTGAAGAATCTCTCAAAAAGTCGAGAAATTTTTGATTTTCCTATCACAAATGAGGCAGAAAGTATTTTAGAAGATCCTGAAATTGATATTATTGTAGAGTTAGCAGGGGGCATTCAAGAGCCTTTTAAGATTGCTAAAAAAGCACTTTATCACTCCAAAGCCTTTATTACTGCCAATAAAGCGATGTTAGCCTATCACCGCTATGATCTACAAAAAATTGCTGGGGACTTGCCAATTGGTTTTGAAGCAAGTGTAGCAGGTGGGATTCCTATTATCAAAGCCTTGCGAGATGGACTTGGAGCTAATCATATCTTAAGTATTTGTGGAATCATCAATGGGACTTGTAATTACATTTTAACACAAATGAAAGAACAAAATATTAGTTTTGAAGAAGCTTTAAAAGAAGCTCAAAAACTTGGTTATGCAGAAAGTGATCCAAGTTTTGATATTGGGGGCTTTGATGCCGCACACAAACTTTTGATTCTAGCAAGTATTGCTTATGGAATCGATGCTAAGCCTGAAGATATTTTAATTGAAGGAATCACGCAAATTACACAAGAAGACATAGATTTTGCAAAAGAATTTGGATATAACCTTAAGCTTTTAGGAATCGCCAAAAAAGACAAAGAAAGCATAGAGCTTCGAATCCATCCTACTTTATTACCACAAAATGCAATGATTGGTAAAGTTGATGGGGTGATGAATGCTATTAGTGTGGTAGGCGATAATGTGGGTGAAACACTCTTTTATGGTGCAGGTGCTGGAGGAAATGCAACTGCTAGTGCTGTTATTTCAGATATTATTGAAATTGCTCGCACCAAAAGCTCTCCAATGCTTGGCTTTAAAACCTCTATTGAAAAAAATCTCACACTCAAACCCATAGCAGAGATTCAAAGTGCTTATTATTTGCGAATCATTGTCCTTGATAAACCTGGAGTTTTAGCTCAAATCACAACAATTCTAGGACAACAAGAAATCTCTATTGATACCTTCTTGCAACGCAAAGCTAAAAATAAAAATCATTCTACTTTATTGCTTTCTACTCACACTTGCCTTGAATCAAAAATTCAAATTGCCATAGAAAAAATCAATAATCTAGAAATCACACAGGAAAAGCCTGTGATGATACGGATTGAGAAAGACTAA
- a CDS encoding YraN family protein, protein MNTTQKGKEAESFACEYLKNQNFEILKQNFFTPFGEIDIIAKKEGILFFIEVKSGIGFEPVFNITKTKLTRLIKSIEVYLKAEKNKDSYCLSAIILSKETAKDSTFKIQWIENLTLFI, encoded by the coding sequence ATGAACACCACTCAAAAGGGAAAAGAAGCTGAATCTTTTGCCTGTGAGTATCTCAAAAATCAAAACTTTGAAATCTTAAAACAAAACTTTTTCACACCCTTTGGGGAAATTGACATTATTGCTAAAAAAGAGGGGATTTTATTCTTTATAGAAGTTAAAAGTGGAATTGGTTTTGAACCTGTATTTAATATCACCAAAACTAAACTAACGCGTTTAATTAAAAGCATTGAAGTGTATTTAAAAGCAGAAAAAAATAAAGATTCTTACTGCCTTAGCGCGATTATTCTCTCCAAGGAAACTGCAAAAGATTCTACTTTTAAAATTCAATGGATTGAGAATCTAACCCTTTTTATCTAG
- a CDS encoding DUF5666 domain-containing protein, with the protein MKTLKLFGALTLAALFSTAAMADFDFDVQGQISAVDDKNKTITLAGPGGQLVIKVLPYTEIKGDDCGPFGQDIYGSFKDLTPGKYVKVEAVPYGGYNAYSANNAQAINPATGLPKDGQLTAKEIEWNCMPRAY; encoded by the coding sequence ATGAAAACTTTAAAATTATTCGGAGCTTTAACTTTAGCGGCATTATTTTCAACTGCAGCTATGGCAGATTTTGATTTTGATGTGCAAGGACAAATTTCAGCTGTAGATGATAAAAATAAAACCATTACTTTAGCAGGACCGGGTGGGCAATTAGTGATTAAAGTTTTACCTTATACAGAAATTAAAGGTGATGATTGTGGTCCATTTGGACAAGATATCTATGGAAGTTTTAAGGATTTAACTCCAGGTAAATATGTCAAAGTTGAAGCGGTTCCTTATGGTGGATATAATGCTTATAGTGCTAATAATGCTCAAGCAATCAATCCTGCAACAGGATTACCAAAAGATGGGCAACTCACTGCAAAAGAAATTGAGTGGAATTGTATGCCTAGAGCTTACTAA
- the gyrB gene encoding DNA topoisomerase (ATP-hydrolyzing) subunit B, whose protein sequence is MENKQYSGSSIKVLKGLEAVRKRPGMYIGDTNTNGLHHLIYEVVDNSIDEAMAGYCNEISITLTQQGSAIIKDNGRGIPVDIHPTENIPAATVVLTVLHAGGKFDQDSYKVSGGLHGVGISVVNALSKSLQMTIHKNGKIYRQNFAQGIPQDELNIIGECKDNGTIIEFIPDDSIFEITEFQREILSKRFKELAYLNKQVTIHFKDERDGFNEIYHFEGGLNQFVNDLNKKPLISTIINFEGTENDVEIQIALAYNEGFEEKVLSFVNNIRTIDGGTHESGFRMGLTRVITNYIEANANAREKDSKITGEDIREGLVAIVSVKVIDPQFEGQTKGKLGSAFVRPIVQKLTYEKLAKFFEENPNEAKAIMQKALLAARGREAAKKARELTRKKETFSVGTLPGKLADCQSKDPSISEIYLVEGDSAGGSAKQGRDRVYQAILPLRGKILNVEKSRLDKILKSEEIKNLITALGCGIGEDFDITKIRYNKIIIMTDADVDGSHIQTLLMTFFFRYLRGIIESGYLYIAQPPLYRFKKGKKEIYLKDEKALSEYLIENGIENFEFQGIGTKDLMEFFKIVAHYRSTLNELEKRFQLIEIVRYLIENPDLIGMQNQDLYAKIKEKIQNLNFNILNEMIEEQRIHLYVQTDSGLVDIKIDEDLFTHPLFEEAHFVFSKLKERDLGFLNGSDPVEMLEKIEESSKKGADIQRYKGLGEMNPEQLWETTMTPENRRLIRVEIKDIEEASEVFSLFMGDEVEPRREYIQAHAKDVKHLDV, encoded by the coding sequence ATGGAAAACAAACAATATTCAGGTAGCAGCATTAAAGTTTTAAAAGGCTTAGAAGCCGTTAGAAAACGCCCAGGAATGTATATTGGTGATACTAATACAAATGGTTTGCATCATTTAATTTATGAAGTAGTTGATAATTCTATTGATGAAGCTATGGCAGGGTATTGTAATGAAATTTCTATCACTTTAACACAACAAGGCAGTGCGATTATTAAAGATAATGGTCGTGGAATCCCTGTAGATATTCATCCTACAGAAAATATTCCTGCTGCAACCGTTGTTTTAACCGTGCTTCACGCTGGTGGAAAGTTTGATCAAGATTCTTATAAAGTCTCAGGTGGTTTGCATGGAGTTGGTATTTCTGTTGTTAATGCTCTCTCTAAATCTCTGCAAATGACGATTCATAAAAATGGAAAAATTTATCGCCAAAATTTTGCCCAAGGGATTCCCCAAGATGAATTAAATATCATCGGAGAATGCAAGGATAATGGAACAATTATTGAATTTATTCCAGATGATAGCATTTTTGAAATCACAGAATTTCAAAGGGAAATCTTATCAAAGCGTTTTAAAGAACTTGCCTATTTAAATAAACAAGTTACAATCCATTTTAAAGATGAACGGGATGGATTTAATGAGATCTATCATTTTGAAGGCGGTTTAAATCAATTTGTGAATGATTTAAATAAGAAGCCATTAATCTCAACAATTATCAATTTTGAAGGCACTGAAAACGATGTAGAAATACAAATCGCCTTAGCTTATAATGAGGGTTTTGAAGAAAAAGTTTTAAGCTTTGTTAATAATATTCGGACTATTGATGGGGGAACGCACGAGTCAGGTTTTAGAATGGGATTAACTAGAGTGATTACAAATTACATTGAAGCTAATGCTAATGCAAGAGAAAAAGATTCTAAAATTACTGGAGAAGATATTAGAGAAGGCTTAGTAGCCATTGTTTCTGTTAAAGTTATTGATCCACAATTTGAAGGACAAACAAAAGGTAAATTAGGCAGTGCTTTTGTGCGTCCAATTGTCCAAAAACTCACTTATGAAAAACTTGCTAAGTTTTTTGAAGAAAATCCTAATGAAGCTAAAGCAATTATGCAAAAAGCTCTATTGGCAGCAAGAGGAAGAGAAGCAGCTAAAAAGGCACGGGAATTAACACGCAAAAAAGAAACTTTTAGTGTTGGAACATTACCTGGTAAGCTTGCTGATTGTCAAAGCAAAGATCCAAGCATTTCAGAAATTTATCTTGTAGAGGGTGATTCAGCTGGAGGTAGTGCTAAACAAGGGCGTGATAGAGTTTATCAAGCTATTTTGCCTTTAAGGGGTAAAATTTTAAATGTTGAAAAAAGTCGCTTGGATAAGATTTTAAAAAGCGAAGAAATTAAAAATCTTATCACCGCCCTTGGTTGTGGAATCGGAGAAGATTTTGATATTACTAAAATTCGCTATAACAAAATTATTATTATGACAGATGCGGATGTAGATGGTAGCCATATTCAAACGCTTTTAATGACTTTTTTCTTTCGCTATTTGCGTGGCATTATTGAATCAGGTTATTTATATATTGCACAGCCCCCACTCTATCGCTTTAAAAAAGGAAAAAAAGAAATTTATCTTAAAGATGAAAAGGCTTTGAGTGAATATTTAATCGAAAATGGAATTGAAAATTTTGAATTTCAAGGCATTGGGACAAAAGATTTAATGGAATTTTTTAAAATTGTGGCTCATTATCGCTCTACTTTAAATGAATTAGAAAAGCGATTCCAACTCATTGAAATTGTGCGTTATTTGATTGAGAATCCAGATTTAATTGGTATGCAAAATCAAGATTTATATGCAAAAATTAAGGAGAAGATTCAAAACTTGAATTTTAATATTTTAAATGAAATGATTGAAGAGCAAAGAATTCATCTTTATGTCCAAACGGATTCTGGATTAGTAGATATTAAAATTGATGAAGATTTATTCACTCATCCACTCTTTGAAGAAGCCCATTTTGTATTTAGTAAATTAAAAGAAAGGGATTTAGGATTTTTAAATGGCAGTGATCCTGTAGAGATGCTAGAAAAAATAGAAGAAAGTAGCAAAAAAGGTGCGGATATCCAAAGATATAAAGGTTTGGGAGAAATGAATCCAGAACAACTTTGGGAAACGACAATGACACCAGAAAATCGTCGTTTGATTCGTGTAGAAATTAAAGATATTGAAGAAGCAAGTGAAGTCTTTTCTCTTTTTATGGGTGATGAGGTAGAGCCAAGGCGTGAATATATCCAAGCACACGCAAAAGATGTTAAACATTTAGATGTTTAA
- a CDS encoding adenosylmethionine--8-amino-7-oxononanoate transaminase, with protein MDSQTLIQQDLKHIWHPCTQMQDHEKNIPLIPIQSAKGVYLYDFDGNQYLDCISSWWVNLFGHCNPYINQKIKEQLENLEHIIFSGFTHKPIIDLSNRLVKLLDSKLSKCFYADNGSSVIEVALKMAFHAQAIKGKTKNKFLCLQNAYHGETIGALSVGDVGIYTEVYQPILLQTLKIKAPIGEDFEESLKELKEILTNQKDEIIAFVLEPLIQCAGNMNMYSSKFIKEAITLCQENGIYVIFDEIAVGFGRSGSMFAYEQCDVVPDFLCLSKGITGGYLPLSVVVTTNEIYELFYAPYEENKSFLHSHSYTGNPLACACANAVLDLFERENVIVKNKILSQFIWEKMQILESFAFVKNLRYCGMVFAFDLVGFDGQRKGLEVFNMALKKGLLLRPLGNTIYFMPPYIITKEQVCYVIDCLEEILKKI; from the coding sequence ATGGATTCTCAAACACTTATACAACAAGACTTAAAACACATTTGGCATCCTTGCACACAAATGCAAGATCACGAAAAAAATATTCCCCTAATCCCCATTCAATCTGCAAAAGGTGTGTATTTGTATGATTTTGATGGCAATCAATATTTAGATTGTATTTCAAGTTGGTGGGTTAATCTTTTTGGACATTGTAATCCTTACATTAATCAAAAAATAAAAGAACAATTAGAAAATTTAGAACATATTATTTTTTCTGGATTCACACATAAACCTATTATAGATTTATCAAATCGTTTGGTTAAACTTTTGGATTCTAAATTGAGTAAGTGTTTTTATGCAGATAATGGTTCTAGTGTGATTGAAGTAGCCTTAAAAATGGCATTTCACGCTCAAGCGATAAAAGGTAAAACAAAAAATAAATTTTTATGTTTGCAAAATGCTTATCACGGCGAAACTATTGGTGCTTTAAGTGTAGGAGATGTGGGAATTTATACAGAAGTTTATCAGCCAATTTTGCTTCAAACTTTAAAGATTAAAGCTCCTATTGGAGAAGATTTTGAAGAATCTTTAAAAGAATTAAAAGAAATTTTAACAAATCAAAAAGATGAAATTATAGCTTTTGTGTTGGAGCCTTTGATTCAATGTGCAGGGAATATGAATATGTATTCTAGTAAATTTATCAAAGAGGCGATTACATTATGTCAAGAAAATGGTATTTATGTGATTTTTGATGAGATTGCAGTTGGTTTTGGACGAAGTGGAAGTATGTTTGCTTATGAACAATGTGATGTGGTGCCAGATTTTTTATGTTTGAGTAAAGGCATTACGGGAGGATATTTACCATTGTCAGTGGTAGTAACAACAAATGAAATTTATGAGCTTTTTTATGCTCCTTATGAAGAAAATAAGTCTTTTTTGCATTCCCATTCTTATACTGGTAATCCCCTTGCTTGTGCTTGTGCAAATGCTGTATTAGATCTTTTTGAGAGAGAAAATGTTATCGTAAAAAATAAGATTCTCTCGCAATTTATTTGGGAAAAAATGCAAATTTTAGAATCCTTTGCTTTTGTAAAAAATTTAAGGTATTGTGGTATGGTTTTCGCCTTTGATTTAGTAGGATTTGATGGACAAAGAAAGGGTTTAGAAGTTTTTAATATGGCATTGAAAAAAGGTTTATTATTACGACCTTTAGGGAATACAATTTATTTTATGCCTCCTTATATTATTACAAAAGAGCAAGTTTGTTATGTTATAGATTGTTTAGAAGAAATTCTTAAAAAAATCTAA
- a CDS encoding ATP phosphoribosyltransferase regulatory subunit, producing MILSHEIPQDSKLYFGKSAKIKRDFENLVSEILYQNDYEEILTPTFSYLQYQRDMQSREFVRISNPFNHQITLRSDSTIDTIRLLAPHLKENNTKKKWFYIQPIFTYPTKEIHQIGVENLEKCDILPFIQMSLKILKSINIKPFLQLSNVKIPEICAKEFGLSLEVFEKNDVGAIQGTNEFLAELLEVQDKDSLKTLLIKAPESLKKELEILLNLAQNVDYENMILAPLFYSPMSYYKGMLFRFFLENQTMILGGDYEILEQRACGFGIYTDCVILHLIKEKK from the coding sequence TTGATTTTAAGCCACGAAATACCGCAAGATTCGAAGCTTTATTTTGGCAAAAGTGCAAAGATTAAAAGGGATTTTGAAAATCTTGTCAGCGAGATACTTTATCAAAATGATTATGAAGAGATTTTAACCCCAACCTTTTCTTATTTGCAATATCAAAGAGATATGCAAAGTAGAGAGTTTGTAAGGATTAGCAATCCCTTTAATCACCAAATCACGCTAAGAAGTGATTCTACTATTGATACTATTAGGCTTTTAGCGCCCCATTTAAAAGAAAATAATACAAAAAAGAAATGGTTTTATATCCAGCCTATTTTTACTTACCCTACAAAAGAAATTCACCAAATTGGTGTAGAAAATTTAGAAAAATGCGATATTTTACCCTTTATACAAATGTCACTTAAGATTCTAAAGAGTATAAATATTAAGCCTTTTTTACAATTATCTAATGTGAAGATTCCAGAGATTTGTGCAAAGGAGTTTGGATTATCTTTGGAAGTTTTTGAAAAAAATGATGTAGGTGCTATCCAAGGCACTAATGAATTTTTAGCAGAACTTTTGGAAGTGCAGGATAAGGATTCGCTTAAAACTCTTTTGATAAAAGCTCCAGAATCTTTAAAAAAAGAATTAGAAATTCTTTTAAATTTAGCTCAAAATGTTGATTATGAAAATATGATTCTTGCACCACTTTTTTATTCGCCAATGTCGTATTATAAAGGAATGCTTTTCCGCTTTTTTTTAGAGAATCAAACAATGATTTTAGGCGGAGATTATGAGATTTTAGAGCAAAGGGCTTGTGGATTTGGGATTTATACAGATTGTGTAATTTTGCATTTAATTAAGGAGAAGAAATGA
- a CDS encoding flagellar export protein FliJ produces MKTKFTQLVILRKKKVDEAELMLQKNAQQIQAKQAEIDALVREFATLEEPKSGVYQAFLTFVHHKNEYRQTIDSKMGELALLKRQKQELQDYFKAQNIEYEKAKYLDGLEIKKNLEKAKKQESKDLDEISVMLYANHKEQK; encoded by the coding sequence ATGAAAACAAAATTCACACAGCTTGTGATTTTACGCAAAAAAAAAGTGGATGAAGCTGAATTGATGCTACAAAAAAATGCACAACAAATCCAAGCCAAACAAGCTGAAATTGATGCTTTAGTGAGAGAATTTGCAACTTTAGAAGAGCCAAAAAGCGGAGTTTATCAAGCCTTTTTGACTTTTGTTCATCATAAAAATGAATACCGCCAAACTATTGATTCTAAAATGGGTGAATTAGCCTTGCTTAAAAGACAAAAGCAAGAATTGCAAGATTATTTTAAAGCTCAAAATATAGAATATGAAAAAGCAAAATATTTAGATGGATTAGAAATTAAAAAGAATTTAGAAAAAGCAAAAAAGCAAGAAAGCAAGGATTTGGATGAAATTTCTGTGATGCTTTATGCTAACCATAAGGAGCAAAAATGA
- a CDS encoding adenylosuccinate synthase: MRTKADLIVGIQWGDEGKGKMVDLLAQNYDYVVRYQGGHNAGHTIVVNGKKYALHLIPSGILYPQCKNIIGNGVVISPSALLEEMQQFQNLEGRLFISNKAHLILSYHEFLDKLNEKKAKKAIGTTGKGIGPAYTDKVARKGFRIGELKDTQTLCEKVLELMEEKDIINLGGEIPSKEFLKAKFDSYAEALLPFVVDTTSLLWAAMDRGEKILCEGAQGSMLDIDHGTYPFVTSSTTTASGACSGSGISPRELGNVIGITKAYCTRVGNGPFVTEEEGEIGELLRQKGGEFGVTTGRARRCGWLDAVAVKYACRLNGVSELAMMKLDVLDGFNEVKVCTQYQDKNGKILETFPFDFEGIKPIYKTFKGWDKTAGIKEFDKLPQAAQEYILELEKFIGVKFSMISTSPDRNDTIFR; the protein is encoded by the coding sequence ATGAGGACAAAAGCAGATTTAATTGTTGGGATTCAATGGGGCGATGAGGGCAAAGGTAAAATGGTGGATTTACTTGCCCAAAATTATGATTATGTTGTGCGCTATCAAGGCGGACATAATGCAGGACATACAATCGTTGTTAATGGTAAAAAATACGCCTTACACCTAATTCCATCAGGAATTCTCTATCCTCAATGTAAAAATATTATTGGTAATGGCGTTGTGATTAGTCCAAGTGCATTGCTAGAAGAAATGCAACAATTCCAAAATTTAGAGGGTAGATTATTTATTAGCAACAAAGCCCATTTGATACTATCTTATCACGAATTTTTAGATAAATTAAATGAAAAAAAAGCTAAAAAGGCTATTGGCACTACGGGCAAAGGGATAGGACCTGCTTATACCGATAAAGTTGCGCGTAAAGGCTTTAGAATCGGAGAGTTAAAAGACACGCAAACTTTGTGCGAAAAAGTCTTAGAATTAATGGAAGAAAAGGATATTATTAATTTAGGTGGAGAGATTCCTAGCAAAGAATTTCTCAAAGCAAAATTTGATTCTTATGCAGAAGCGTTACTTCCTTTTGTGGTAGATACAACGAGTTTATTATGGGCAGCTATGGATAGGGGTGAAAAAATTCTCTGTGAGGGTGCACAAGGGAGTATGCTTGATATTGATCATGGGACTTATCCTTTTGTTACAAGTTCTACAACAACAGCTTCAGGTGCGTGTAGTGGAAGTGGAATCTCTCCTAGAGAATTAGGCAATGTGATTGGAATCACTAAGGCTTATTGCACAAGAGTGGGGAATGGACCTTTTGTAACAGAAGAAGAGGGAGAAATTGGCGAGCTTTTACGCCAAAAAGGAGGAGAGTTTGGCGTAACCACAGGACGCGCTAGAAGATGCGGTTGGCTTGATGCAGTGGCTGTAAAATATGCTTGTCGTTTAAATGGTGTTAGCGAGTTAGCGATGATGAAGCTTGATGTGTTAGATGGTTTTAATGAAGTGAAAGTCTGCACTCAATATCAAGATAAAAATGGCAAGATCTTAGAAACTTTTCCTTTTGACTTTGAAGGTATAAAGCCGATTTATAAAACCTTTAAAGGTTGGGATAAAACCGCTGGAATTAAAGAATTTGATAAGTTGCCACAAGCAGCACAAGAATATATTTTGGAGTTAGAGAAGTTTATTGGGGTAAAGTTTAGTATGATTTCAACTAGCCCTGATAGGAATGATACAATTTTTCGATGA
- the queF gene encoding preQ(1) synthase: MELKQLGKQTNYIFQYNKEVLETFENKHSKRDYFVKFNCPEFTSLCPITGQPDFATIYISYIPNLKMVESKSLKLYLFSFRNHGGFHEDCVNVILDDLVELMEPKYIEVWGKFTPRGGISIDPYVNYGIPNTKYAEIAEFRLLNHDLYPEKIDNR, translated from the coding sequence ATGGAATTAAAGCAATTAGGAAAGCAAACAAATTATATTTTTCAATACAATAAAGAAGTGTTAGAAACTTTTGAAAATAAACATTCTAAACGCGATTATTTTGTAAAATTTAATTGTCCAGAATTTACAAGTCTTTGCCCTATCACAGGACAGCCAGATTTTGCTACAATTTATATTTCTTATATTCCTAATCTTAAAATGGTGGAATCAAAATCATTAAAACTTTATCTTTTTAGCTTTCGGAATCACGGAGGTTTTCACGAAGATTGTGTGAATGTGATTTTAGATGATTTAGTGGAGCTTATGGAGCCAAAATATATTGAAGTTTGGGGAAAATTCACACCAAGAGGAGGGATTAGCATAGATCCTTATGTGAATTATGGAATCCCTAATACTAAATATGCAGAAATAGCAGAATTTAGGCTTTTAAACCACGATTTATATCCAGAAAAAATTGACAATCGCTAG
- the gltS gene encoding sodium/glutamate symporter — translation MMEISLNFYATLVALVAVLLLGRWIISRSKFLQDYNIPEPVVGGIIVAIVIFLLLKYGGIKFQFDNSLKDPLMLAFYASIGLSADFASFKKGGKILFGFLFIVVGLLILQNIAGIVAAKVMGVNPLIGLLGGSITMSGGHGTGAAWAEVFKNSPYNFTAALEVAMACATFGLIAGGIIGGPVAHYLVKKYKLKLPNDHSQDEVEIAFEKPEKERLITATSFVESLALIAISLLIGTIVAKFFQGSSFTLPTFVWCLLVGAVLRNVLQATKIHQVFDREVAVLGNVSLSLFLAFALMTINLMELVSLALPMLVILLIQVVIMVFYAVFVTFRYCGKDYDAAVLAAGHCGFGLGATPTAMVNMQTVTQHYGPSHMAFIIVPLVGAFFIDLINAFVISGTLKFPFF, via the coding sequence ATTATGGAAATTTCGTTGAATTTTTATGCGACTTTAGTAGCATTAGTGGCAGTGTTGTTACTTGGAAGATGGATTATCTCGCGGAGTAAATTTTTGCAAGATTATAATATTCCTGAACCCGTTGTAGGGGGAATCATCGTTGCAATTGTTATTTTTCTACTTTTAAAATATGGTGGAATCAAATTTCAATTTGATAATTCTCTAAAAGATCCTTTAATGTTAGCTTTTTATGCAAGTATTGGTTTAAGTGCAGACTTTGCTTCTTTTAAGAAAGGAGGAAAGATTCTCTTTGGATTTTTATTTATCGTGGTAGGACTTTTGATTTTGCAAAATATTGCTGGAATTGTTGCAGCCAAAGTTATGGGTGTTAATCCACTTATAGGGCTTTTAGGTGGTTCTATTACAATGAGTGGTGGGCATGGCACAGGTGCTGCTTGGGCAGAAGTATTTAAAAATTCACCTTATAATTTTACAGCTGCTCTAGAAGTAGCGATGGCTTGTGCGACTTTTGGATTGATTGCAGGTGGAATTATTGGTGGTCCTGTGGCACATTATTTGGTAAAAAAATACAAGTTAAAGCTTCCTAATGATCATTCTCAAGATGAAGTGGAAATTGCTTTTGAAAAGCCTGAAAAAGAACGCTTAATCACAGCAACTTCTTTTGTTGAATCATTAGCGTTGATTGCAATTTCATTACTTATAGGAACGATAGTGGCAAAATTCTTCCAAGGAAGTTCTTTTACTTTACCAACTTTTGTTTGGTGTTTGCTTGTAGGAGCAGTTTTGCGAAATGTTTTGCAAGCAACAAAGATTCATCAAGTTTTTGATCGAGAAGTAGCAGTGCTTGGAAATGTTTCACTTTCTTTATTCCTTGCGTTTGCTTTAATGACAATTAATCTTATGGAGCTTGTTTCTTTAGCATTACCAATGCTAGTTATCTTACTTATTCAAGTAGTAATTATGGTATTTTATGCGGTTTTTGTTACTTTTAGATATTGCGGTAAAGATTATGATGCAGCTGTTTTGGCAGCTGGGCATTGTGGTTTTGGATTAGGTGCAACTCCAACAGCAATGGTTAATATGCAAACTGTTACTCAACACTATGGACCAAGCCATATGGCATTTATTATTGTTCCTTTGGTAGGAGCATTTTTTATTGATTTGATTAATGCATTTGTGATTAGTGGGACACTTAAATTTCCATTTTTTTAA
- the plsY gene encoding glycerol-3-phosphate 1-O-acyltransferase PlsY: protein MVIIAGIIDFFTSLNGFFYLLAYLVGGIPFGLIYGKIFGGVNIRETGSGSIGATNVLRVLKETNPKIAKKVAILTMVSDAFKGILVILIAKIFNLTYEAQWMIAFLAVVGHCFSPFLKFEGGKGVATGVGVVAVFLPIEAILGLVVWGLVGKVLKISSLASLIGVLFGGLMTFVIHPEIPYIHTHAPILLIMFIIFYKHIPNIIRLFQRKEQKII from the coding sequence ATGGTGATAATAGCAGGAATAATTGATTTTTTTACAAGTCTTAATGGTTTTTTTTATTTATTAGCTTATTTAGTGGGTGGAATCCCATTTGGGCTAATTTATGGCAAAATTTTTGGTGGTGTTAATATCCGAGAAACTGGAAGTGGCAGTATTGGTGCAACAAATGTTTTAAGAGTTTTAAAAGAAACAAATCCAAAAATTGCAAAAAAAGTAGCGATTCTCACAATGGTAAGTGATGCTTTTAAAGGAATTTTAGTTATTTTAATAGCAAAAATATTTAATCTTACTTATGAAGCTCAATGGATGATAGCTTTTTTAGCAGTGGTTGGGCATTGCTTTAGTCCTTTTTTGAAGTTTGAAGGAGGTAAGGGAGTAGCTACAGGAGTAGGAGTTGTCGCAGTATTTTTACCCATAGAAGCAATTTTAGGCTTAGTAGTTTGGGGATTGGTTGGAAAAGTTTTAAAAATTTCTTCTTTAGCTTCTTTAATTGGTGTTTTATTTGGTGGATTAATGACTTTTGTTATACATCCAGAAATTCCATACATTCATACACATGCACCTATTCTTTTAATTATGTTTATAATTTTTTATAAACATATACCTAATATTATTCGTTTATTTCAAAGAAAAGAACAAAAAATCATTTAA